DNA sequence from the Anaeromicrobium sediminis genome:
AGATCTACCATTTCCTTTTCTTGACTAGTTAATGAAGTAGAATTTGTATCTGTAGCTGGTTGAGCTGTTTTATTATTATTGTTTGTAGTATTTGTACCAGTATCTCCTGGTGTTCTACCTGTTCCATTAACTGCTCCATTACCTGCTCCAATATTTGGTCTAGTTCCTGGTGTAGTACCTGGTGTAGTACCTGGAGTCGTTGGTTTAGTTCCTGGGGCAGGAGCTTTACCTCTATCCATACTATCTGGAACTATTGGTTTACATTGTCCCTTAGGAACAAAACCAATTGTATTGTCAGGAAGCTTTACAGCATACCAGTCTGCAACTTCATTTATTACATCAAATGTCTTATTTTTATCTGATGCTTGAAGGACTGGTGCATCTGGCGAACAACCTTTTCTTACATTACAATTATCAGAAGTAACTTTTATCTTTTTTACATCTCCAGCTTTGGAGACAGAAGATGCTACTCCCTTTACTGGTTTTTGAGCAGGATTTTGAGTACAGGAAACTCCAATGATTAATGATAAAATTAAACCAAAAATAAAGAGTATCCTTTTCATGAGAATCCCTCCTTAGATTTTCAAATTTTTAAATTGCTATAAAAATAGTATTAGAAAATATGTTGATTTTTATTATATAAGTTGTCTTTGAAAAAACTCTTAAAATTGCAAAAATTATACATTTTTCGTAAATAACTTAAATCATATAACATGATAATTTTCAGTCATATTGCTAAATGTGTATTAATTTGCAAAAATGTGTAAAAATTTGTTTACTTTTACGAGAATTCACATTATATGAGGTATGATTTATGAGGGGAAAACATTCTCAGTTAAAGGAGGCAAAATCATGTTAAAGAAAAGACTAGTGGCATTAGGACTAAGTGCAATATTAGTACTAGGTATGTTAGTAGGATGTGGTGACAATGAAAAGCAAGCTGAAGAAACAAAGCGTCTTACTATATACAGTGGTCTTATGCAAGATCATATGATTAAAGCAGTTGAAGAGTTTGAAAAGGAAACAGGTATCGAAGTGGATGCCGTAAGAATGAGCTCAGGAGAAATCCTAAGTAGAATTAAGGCAGAAAAGGAAAATCCAAAGGCTTCTGTATGGTTTGGTGGTCCAGCTGATGGATTTATCAGTGCTAAAGAGCAAGGATTATTAGAAAAATATGAGTCTCCAAATGCAGCTAAGATTCCAGCTGAGTTTAAAGATGCTGAAGATTACTGGACTGGTATCTATGTAGGATACTTAGGATTAGTTGGTAACGAAGTATTATTAAAGGAAAAGGGTGTGGAAATGCCACAAAGCTGGGAAGAATTATTAAAACCAGAATTTAAAGGACAAATAATCATGGCAAATCCTGGTTCTTCTGGAACAGCTTATACAGCATTAGCAACAGTAGTTCAATTAATGGGGGAAGAAAAGGGCTTAGAATATATGGCTAAGCTAGATAAGCAAATGAAGACTTATACTAAGTCAGGTACAGCTCCAGGCAGAATGGCAGGACAAGGAGAATGTATGGTAGGTATTACATTCTTACATGATGCTATCAAGTATAAAGAAGAAGGAATGAAGGATATTGTAATTGCAGCACCTAAAGAAGGTACAGGATTCGAAATTGGATCTGT
Encoded proteins:
- a CDS encoding ABC transporter substrate-binding protein, producing MLKKRLVALGLSAILVLGMLVGCGDNEKQAEETKRLTIYSGLMQDHMIKAVEEFEKETGIEVDAVRMSSGEILSRIKAEKENPKASVWFGGPADGFISAKEQGLLEKYESPNAAKIPAEFKDAEDYWTGIYVGYLGLVGNEVLLKEKGVEMPQSWEELLKPEFKGQIIMANPGSSGTAYTALATVVQLMGEEKGLEYMAKLDKQMKTYTKSGTAPGRMAGQGECMVGITFLHDAIKYKEEGMKDIVIAAPKEGTGFEIGSVALIKDGPDQEAAKMFIDWVLTKEAQNIGQTVGSYQFLTNPEASTPEQALTIKDTKLIDYNFKWAGENRGEMVEKWNKAVK
- a CDS encoding CAP domain-containing protein; amino-acid sequence: MKRILFIFGLILSLIIGVSCTQNPAQKPVKGVASSVSKAGDVKKIKVTSDNCNVRKGCSPDAPVLQASDKNKTFDVINEVADWYAVKLPDNTIGFVPKGQCKPIVPDSMDRGKAPAPGTKPTTPGTTPGTTPGTRPNIGAGNGAVNGTGRTPGDTGTNTTNNNNKTAQPATDTNSTSLTSQEKEMVDLVNQARAQNNLPALKVDMELTKVARIKSQDMIDNNYFSHNSPKYGSPFDMMKQFGINYVKAGENIAGNQSVKGAHDTLMNSPGHRKNILSPEFTHIGIGIKKGGQYGNMFTQMFISKPK